In Onychostoma macrolepis isolate SWU-2019 chromosome 12, ASM1243209v1, whole genome shotgun sequence, a single window of DNA contains:
- the si:ch211-207i20.2 gene encoding zinc finger protein OZF isoform X2 has protein sequence MSRCVALQTHLASVVEALVHAAIAEMAKLMEEETLSFLSSDIVRDHCENEEVDSRMKMDKEEKMKQFASIMEILGNEALGKIIKLVDETKFLLDLECKTFSEEEHSYDGSARSLETRTRNESDEASEGRSESPLVLAVSIRDEFGNVNLNSIAAGHLNASLEDKEASVLPEDSSEDPQNSVTIFGKRSFICSECGKSFSSQSNLKSHQRIHTGEKPFGCVLCGKAFAHKQSLSDHQRVHSGEKPFVCKVCGKCFGKAAHLKTHEIIHTGEKPFSCSVCGKRFNIAQNLARHQLTHTGEKEFRCSICQKSFTRAMTLKTHQLIHTGQKPYSCMSCGKTFRHAVNLKNHERIHTDLRPFSCDLCGKTFRQAVNLKIHKRIHTGEKPFTCKECGKSFSQQSSLISHGRTHSGEKPFGCNYCDKWFNNTNSLKLHQRVHTGERPYNCEDCGKCFSQGSHLRTHKRHVHGGGKQYICDKCGKRYADPRNLKLHKCYYA, from the exons ATGTCTCGCTGCGTTGCGTTACAGACGCATCTAGCGTCCGTGGTGGAGGCGTTAGTTCATGCCGCGATCGCTGAAATGGCCAAACTTATGGAAGAGGAGACGCTTTCATTTCTGAGCAGTGATATTGTTAGAGATCACTGTGAAAACGAGGAGGTTGACTCAAGAATGAAGATGGACAAGGAGGAGAAAATG AAGCAGTTTGCATCCATCATGGAGATACTGGGCAACGAGGCTCTTGGAAAAATAATCAAACTTGTCGATGAAACCAAATTTTTGTTGGATCTGGAGTGCAAAACATTTTCAG aaGAGGAACATTCTTATGATGGAAGTGCGAGAAGCCTGGAAACAAGAACAAGAAATGAG TCTGATGAGGCTTCAGAAGGCCGTTCAGAATCCCCACTGGTGCTGGCTGTGTCCATCAGAGATGAATTTGGAAATGTGAACTTGAATTCCATCGCTGCTG GTCACTTAAACGCATCTTTAGAAGACAAAGAAGCATCTGTTTTGCCAGAAGACAGCAGCGAAGATCCTCAAAATTCGGTTACAATCTTTGGAAAGAGATCCTTTATTTGTTCAGAGTGCGGCAAGAGTTTCTCTTCTCAAAGCAACCTCAAATCACATCAGCgtattcacactggagaaaagcccTTCGGCTGTGTTCTTTGTGGCAAGGCTTTCGCCCACAAACAAAGTTTGTCTGACCACCAACGAGTCCACTCAGGAGAAAAGCCATTTGTTTGTAAAGTCTGCGGCAAATGCTTCGGGAAAGCCGCACACCTCAAAACCCACGAAATAATCCACACCGGCGAAAAACCGTTCAGCTGCAGCGTTTGCGGAAAAAGAttcaacattgctcaaaatcTTGCCAGGCACCAGCTCACGCACACAGGCGAAAAGGAGTTTCGATGTTCAATATGCCAGAAAAGTTTCACACGGGCCATGACGCTAAAGACGCATCAACTTATCCACACCGGGCAGAAACCGTACTCCTGCATGTCTTGCGGGAAGACGTTTCGGCACGCCGTCAATCTTAAAAACCACGAGCGCATCCACACCGACCTGCGGCCGTTTAGTTGTGACCTATGTGGCAAGACCTTCCGGCAGGCTGTGAATCTGAAAATCCACAAGCGGATCCACACGGGGGAAAAACCTTTCACCTGCAAGGAGTGTGGGAAGAGCTTCAGTCAGCAGAGTAGCCTCATTTCACACGGCCGCACTCACTCTGGAGAAAAACCCTTCGGCTGCAATTACTGCGATAAGTGGTTTAACAATACGAACAGTCTAAAGCTGCACCAGAGGGTCCATACTGGTGAGAGGCCGTACAATTGTGAGGATTGTGGCAAGTGTTTCAGTCAAGGTAGCCACCTGCGTACTCACAAACGCCACGTTCATGGAGGAGGGAAGCAGTACATCTGCGATAAATGCGGAAAGAGATACGCAGATCCTCGAAATCTTAAATTGCACAAATGCTATTATGCATAA
- the dnajc9 gene encoding dnaJ homolog subfamily C member 9, whose amino-acid sequence MGLLEQCEELFKTSNLYEVLGVCKGASDSEIRRGYYKVSLLVHPDRAPGDELATTKFQVLGKAYAVLADKDQRAVYDEQGIVDEESDTLDQDRNWEEHWRRLFPKITLQDILDFEKQYKGSDEEVEDLKRLYLQHEGDMDLIMESALCCTYEDEPRVKDILQKAIDAEEVPAYKAFTHESVKKKNNRKRKAERESKEADEMQKEMGLNSEDSLVAMIKQRQKSKENGFNSLISDLEAKYCKKPAAGKKGKKK is encoded by the exons ATGGGTTTACTGGAGCAGTGTGAGGAGCTCTTCAAGACCTCTAACCTTTATGAAGTTCTGGGTGTTTGTAAAGGAGCATCTGACTCCGAGATCAGACGCGGATATTATAAAGTCTCTCTGCTGGTTCATCCAGATAGAGCTCCTGGTGATGAGTTAGCCACCACCAAGTTCCAG GTGCTGGGAAAGGCTTATGCAGTGTTGGCTGACAAGGACCAAAGGGCAGTCTATGATGAACAGGGAATCGTGGACGAAGAGTCAGACACCCTTGATCAAGACCGCAATTGGGAGGAGCACTGGAGAAGATTATTTCCCAAG ATCACATTGCAAGACATCTTGGACTTTGAGAAGCAGTATAAAGGCTCTGATGAAGAGGTAGAAGACTTGAAGAGACTGTACCTACAACATGAAGGTGACATGGATCTGATCATGGAGTCTGCGCTGTGCTGTACTTATGAAGATGAGCCACGCGTCAAAGACATACTTCAGAAAGCGATTGATGCTGAAGAGGTGCCGGCCTACAAAGCCTTCACTCATGAGAGTGTCAAGAAGAAGAACAATCGCAAAAGAAAG GCGGAAAGAGAGAGTAAGGAGGCAGATGAAATGCAGAAGGAGATGGGCTTGAACAGTGAGGACAGCCTGGTAGCTATGATAAAG CAAAGACAGAAGTCCAAAGAAAATGGATTCAACTCCCTAATCTCAGATCTGGAGGCGAAATATTGCAAGAAACCAGCAGCAGGAAAGAAGGGCAAGAAAAAGTAG
- the si:ch211-207i20.2 gene encoding zinc finger protein OZF isoform X1 codes for MSRCVALQTHLASVVEALVHAAIAEMAKLMEEETLSFLSSDIVRDHCENEEVDSRMKMDKEEKMKQFASIMEILGNEALGKIIKLVDETKFLLDLECKTFSGKRAKRPGSILNILSVGGLEEEHSYDGSARSLETRTRNESDEASEGRSESPLVLAVSIRDEFGNVNLNSIAAGHLNASLEDKEASVLPEDSSEDPQNSVTIFGKRSFICSECGKSFSSQSNLKSHQRIHTGEKPFGCVLCGKAFAHKQSLSDHQRVHSGEKPFVCKVCGKCFGKAAHLKTHEIIHTGEKPFSCSVCGKRFNIAQNLARHQLTHTGEKEFRCSICQKSFTRAMTLKTHQLIHTGQKPYSCMSCGKTFRHAVNLKNHERIHTDLRPFSCDLCGKTFRQAVNLKIHKRIHTGEKPFTCKECGKSFSQQSSLISHGRTHSGEKPFGCNYCDKWFNNTNSLKLHQRVHTGERPYNCEDCGKCFSQGSHLRTHKRHVHGGGKQYICDKCGKRYADPRNLKLHKCYYA; via the exons ATGTCTCGCTGCGTTGCGTTACAGACGCATCTAGCGTCCGTGGTGGAGGCGTTAGTTCATGCCGCGATCGCTGAAATGGCCAAACTTATGGAAGAGGAGACGCTTTCATTTCTGAGCAGTGATATTGTTAGAGATCACTGTGAAAACGAGGAGGTTGACTCAAGAATGAAGATGGACAAGGAGGAGAAAATG AAGCAGTTTGCATCCATCATGGAGATACTGGGCAACGAGGCTCTTGGAAAAATAATCAAACTTGTCGATGAAACCAAATTTTTGTTGGATCTGGAGTGCAAAACATTTTCAGGCAAGAGAGCAAAGCGGCCTGGCAGCATCTTGAATATTCTGTCTGTTGGAGGGCTtg aaGAGGAACATTCTTATGATGGAAGTGCGAGAAGCCTGGAAACAAGAACAAGAAATGAG TCTGATGAGGCTTCAGAAGGCCGTTCAGAATCCCCACTGGTGCTGGCTGTGTCCATCAGAGATGAATTTGGAAATGTGAACTTGAATTCCATCGCTGCTG GTCACTTAAACGCATCTTTAGAAGACAAAGAAGCATCTGTTTTGCCAGAAGACAGCAGCGAAGATCCTCAAAATTCGGTTACAATCTTTGGAAAGAGATCCTTTATTTGTTCAGAGTGCGGCAAGAGTTTCTCTTCTCAAAGCAACCTCAAATCACATCAGCgtattcacactggagaaaagcccTTCGGCTGTGTTCTTTGTGGCAAGGCTTTCGCCCACAAACAAAGTTTGTCTGACCACCAACGAGTCCACTCAGGAGAAAAGCCATTTGTTTGTAAAGTCTGCGGCAAATGCTTCGGGAAAGCCGCACACCTCAAAACCCACGAAATAATCCACACCGGCGAAAAACCGTTCAGCTGCAGCGTTTGCGGAAAAAGAttcaacattgctcaaaatcTTGCCAGGCACCAGCTCACGCACACAGGCGAAAAGGAGTTTCGATGTTCAATATGCCAGAAAAGTTTCACACGGGCCATGACGCTAAAGACGCATCAACTTATCCACACCGGGCAGAAACCGTACTCCTGCATGTCTTGCGGGAAGACGTTTCGGCACGCCGTCAATCTTAAAAACCACGAGCGCATCCACACCGACCTGCGGCCGTTTAGTTGTGACCTATGTGGCAAGACCTTCCGGCAGGCTGTGAATCTGAAAATCCACAAGCGGATCCACACGGGGGAAAAACCTTTCACCTGCAAGGAGTGTGGGAAGAGCTTCAGTCAGCAGAGTAGCCTCATTTCACACGGCCGCACTCACTCTGGAGAAAAACCCTTCGGCTGCAATTACTGCGATAAGTGGTTTAACAATACGAACAGTCTAAAGCTGCACCAGAGGGTCCATACTGGTGAGAGGCCGTACAATTGTGAGGATTGTGGCAAGTGTTTCAGTCAAGGTAGCCACCTGCGTACTCACAAACGCCACGTTCATGGAGGAGGGAAGCAGTACATCTGCGATAAATGCGGAAAGAGATACGCAGATCCTCGAAATCTTAAATTGCACAAATGCTATTATGCATAA